TAGTCGACCAGACGGTTCATCAGCACGTCGGCCGAGGCGTTGGTGGTGGTCAGCGAGTTGTACTGCACCACATCGAACCCTTCGGGGCTGGCCTCGGTGCAGACGCTCAGATTACTGGCGGCAGAGGCCAGCGGCGCAATAAAGAGAGGGGCAAGCAAGAGCGGCAGGGCTGCGAGGCGCATATTCGGTTTCCTTTGCAGATCGTAGGCCCATCTGCGAGTGCAGTCTGGAAAAGTCCTACCGTAGAGGTCTGATTGATAAATGACTAGCCCATTTTTGCCTGTGCTTTTGCGGCAAATGCTGTTTTGATGGCGCCTCGGTTCGTTTCGCCGTGCGCTCGGCACCGTGCATGAGGGCATAAACTGATTCTGTGCGACGAGCGGTCAGCGGTAAGGGCGGCCCCTCCTGGCAGCGGTTCGGGCGCCAGTGGCGTTGAATTAAGCTGGGAAAAATACACGGGCTGTTGTTGCGCCTGGGTCTTTCTGGTATAAAGCAGCGCTCTTTTCTAGGGGCCCGGTTCCTTCGCTTGTAGGTGTAGCCGGTAAGACCCTAAAGAAACGCGGCGCCTGGCGCCAAATGACTGAGAGATTAAGCGGCCAACCCATGCCGGGTTGGGCATGTGGTTTTAGAGGGCTGAGGCATGTCGAGAGTCTGTCAAGTTACCGGTAAGGGTCCGGTGACTGGGAATAACATTTCCCACGCAAATAACAAAACCCGTCGTCGTTTCCTGCCGAACCTGCAGCATCACCGCTTCTGGGTTGAAGAAGAGAAACGTTTCGTGCGTCTGCGCGTATCCGCCAAAGGCATGCGTATCATCGACAAGCGTGGCATCACTGCCGTGCTGGCCGACATCCGCCGCGCTGGCAAGGTTTAAGGAGCTATATCATGCGTGAATTGATTCGAATGATCTCTAGCGCCGGTACTGGTCACTTCTACACTACCGACAAGAACAAGCGTACTACCCCGGACAAGCTCGAAAAGAAAATGTTCGACCCGCGCGTTCGCAAGCACGTGATCTACAAAGAAGGCAAAATCAAGTAATTGATTTGCTTCCTTGTGAAAAAAAGCCCGTATCTCACGATACGGGCTTTTTTTTGCGTCCGATTTACTGATCAGGCTTTCTGTTCGAATACCACATAGATCTTGCGGCAAGGTTCGAGCACTTCCCAGGTTCCGCTGAATCCGGCGGGGATCACGAAACGGTCACCGGCGCGCAAGGTCTTGGCGTTGCCTTCGCCATCGCGCAGCACCGACACACCCTGCACGATTTCGCAGTACTCATGTTCGGTGTAATTAACCGCCCATTGCCCCACTTCACCTTCCCAGACGCCCGCATTCATCTGGCCGCAGGGGCTGTTGTAATGGTTGTAGACGGTCTGCTCGGGATCGCCCTTGAGGATTTTTTCTGCGGCAGGGCGGTAGCGGTCTGGGGCGGTGTTGGCCTGGCTGAAGTCGACGATGTCCTGGATGCTCATATGCGTGTCCCGTCTGGCCTGCGGTTGGAGAGCCCAAAGTCTATGTTTATTAAAATGAACATCGCAAGGGCGTTTGCCGCCGTTATGTCAAATATATTGAAACATCCCTGGCCGCTGGTTTAGGGTGGCAGCTGCCTTTGAGCCGAGCAGTTGGCTGGCGGGCAAGAATTCTTTGAGGCTGCCGGGCGACATCACCTGGCCCTCGTATTCAATAAGAGGAGGACACTCGCATGACCACCCTGACCCGTGCCGACTGGGAACAACGCGCCAAGGATCTGAAGATCGAAGGCCGCGCCTATATCAATGGCGAGTACACCACCGCCGTTTCCGGCAGTACCTTCGAGTGCATCAGCCCGGTGGACGGCCGCCTGCTGACCACCGTTGCCAGCTGTGACGCCGACGATGCCCAGCGCGCCGTGGAAAACGCCCGCGCCACCTTCAATTCCGGTGTGTGGTCGCGCCTGGCACCGGCTAAACGCAAAGCCACCATGATCCGTTTCGCCGCGTTGCTCAAAGCCAACGCCGAAGAGCTGGCGCTGCTCGAAACCCTGGACATGGGCAAGCCCATCAGCGATTCCCTGGACATCGACGTGCCCGGTGCCGCCAACGCCTTGAGCTGGAGCGGGGAAGCCATCGACAAGATTTACGACGAAGTGGCGGCCACGCCTCATGACCAGCTGGGTCTGGTGACCCGTGAGCCGGTCGGCGTGGTGGGCGCCATCGTGCCGTGGAACTTCCCGTTGATGATGGCCTGCTGGAAACTCGGTCCGGCGCTGTCCACCGGTAACTCGGTGATCCTCAAACCGTCCGAAAAATCTCCGCTGACCGCCATCCGCATCGCGGCCCTGGCCGTTGAAGCCGGTATCCCGAAAGGCGTGTTCAACGTTCTGCCAGGCTACGGTCACACTGTGGGTAACGCCTTGGCGTTGCACATGGATGTCGACACGCTGGTGTTCACGGGCTCCACCAAGATTGCCAAGCAACTGTTGATTCGTTCCGGCGAATCGAACATGAAGCGCGTATGGCTGGAAGCGGGCGGCAAGAGCCCGAACATCGTGTTTGCCGACGCTCCGGATCTGCAGGCCGCCGCCGAGTCGGCCGCCAGTGCCATCGCCTTCAACCAGGGTGAAGTGTGCACCGCCGGCTCGCGCCTGCTGGTGGAGCGTTCGATCAAGGACACCTTCCTGCCCCTGGTGATCGAGGCCCTCAAAGGCTGGAAGCCCGGCAACCCGCTGGACCCGGCGACCAACGTCGGTGCCCTGGTGGACACCCAGCAGATGAACACGGTGCTGTCCTACATCGAGGCGGGCCACGCCGACGGCGCCAAGCTGGTGGCGGGCGGCAAGCGCACCCTGGAAGAGACCGGCGGTACCTACGTCGAGCCGACGATTTTCGACGGTGTGACCAATGCGATGAGAATCGCCCAGGAAGAAATCTTCGGTCCAGTGCTGTCGGTGATCACCTTCGACAACGCCGACGAAGCGATCAAGATCGCCAACGACACCCAATACGGCCTGGCCGCGGCGGTGTGGACTGCGGACATCTCCAAGGCGCACCTGACCGCCAAGGCGCTGCGCGCGGGTAGCGTGTGGGTCAACCAGTACGACGGCGGCGACATGACCGCGCCGTTCGGTGGCTTTAAGCAATCGGGTAACGGTCGCGACAAGTCGCTGCATGCGTTCGATAAGTACACCGAGCTGAAGGCCACCTGGATCAAGCTCTAAGCACCCCTGCAGGCCAAATGTGGGAGCGGGCTTGCCCGCGAATGCGGTATGACAGTCGCCGTTGTCGCGTCTGATACAGCGCATTCGCGAGCAAGCCCGCTCCCACACTGTTTTGTACGAACCCGTAGATATCCACAGGAGCGTGGCAATGCGTTGGGCGACTTACTTTGCCGTCCTGGCTTCGGTACTCAGCGTGGGCCTGGCGCTGGGCGTCAGCATGCCGCTGGTGTCCTTGCGCCTGGAAGGCTGGGGCTATGGCAGCTTCGCCATTGGCGTAATGGCGGCGATGCCAGCATTTGGTGTACTGCTCGGCGCCAAACTCTCCAGTCGCCTGGCGGCGTGGCTGGGCACCGCCAACCTGATGCGCCTGTGCCTGTGGGCCGGTGCGGTGTCCATCGGGTTGCTGGCGATCCTGCCCAGTTACCCGGTGTGGCTGGTGCTGCGCTTGATGATCGGCGTGATCCTGACCATCGTGTTTGTCCTCGGCGAAAGCTGGATCAATCAATTGGTGGTCGAGCAGTGGCGTGGACGGCTGGTGGCGTTGTACGGCTGCAGCTATGCGTTGAGCCAGTTGTCGGGGCCTTTGTTACTGGGCGTGATCGGCACCGGGCATGACTACGGCTTTTGGGTCGGCGTGGGGCTTCTGATGGTTGCGCCGCTGCTGTTGCTGGGGCGCTCCGGCGCGCCCACGGCCGAAGCGTTCAGCGTCACCTTTGTCGACCTGTGGCGTTTTTGCCGCAGCCTGCCGGCGATTGCGTGGGCGGTGGCGCTGTTTGCTGCGTTCGAAGCAATGATCCTGACGCTGCTGCCGGTGTATTGCCTGCAGCAGGGGTTCACCGCTGAAACTGCCCTGGCGATGGTCAGCGCCGTTGTCGTTGGCGATGCGCTGCTGCAGTTGCCCATCGGCGCGCTGGCCGATTACCTGCCGCGCCGAACATTGTTTCTGGGCTGTGCGCTGCTGTTACTGGTGTCGAGCCTGGCAATTCCTGCGTTGATGCACACGCTGTTGATCTGGCCGGTGTGGGTGCTGTTCGGCGCCAGTGCCGGCGGATTGTTCACGCTGTCGTTGATTCTGATCGGCGAGCGCTATCGCGATGATGCGCTGGTGCGGGCCAATGCCCATATCGCGCAGCTGTGGGGTATCGGGTGTCTGATTGGGCCGCTGGTGGCCGGCGCCGGCAGCCAGTGGATCAGCGGACACGCGCTGCCGTTGCTGATGGCGGCCGGGGCAGTGGGGCTGGTGCTGCTGTTACTGCGCCAAGGCGCTTTCGGCGCCACACAACCGTGTTCTTAAAGCATGCGCTCCAGGCCCACTGAGGTGGCGAACCATGCGTTGAAACGCCGCCACCAACTGCCTGGCTCGCGCGTCAGGGTGTGCAGTTGGCCGTTATCCTCGGTTACCCACACCACCTGGCCGTCTTGCAGTTTCGCCTCATAACTGAGTGCTGGCGCCATGCCCTGCAGCGCCAGGTTACGCACGTGCTCGGCCAGTTCGGGGCTGTCCACCAGCACGCCGACTTCGGTGTTCCACAGCACCGACCGTGGGTCGAAGTTGAACGAGCCGATAAACGATTTTTCGCGATCAAAGATCATCGCCTTGCTGTGCAGGCTCGAATCCGAACCGCGGAACGTGCCGCGCCGGAACAGGTGCGGTCCGCTGCCGGCGCTGGGGTCGCCGGGTTGACGGCGCAATTCGTACAGCTTTACGCCGTGTTCGAGCAACGCTTTGCGGTAGGGCGCGTAGCCGCCGTGTACGGCCGGCACGTCGGTGGCTTCCAGGGAGTTGGTCAACAGGCGCACCGAAACCCCGGCGTCGGCGCGTCCAGTCAGGTACACCAGGCCGGGCTGGCCTGGCACAAAATACGCTGAGATCATCACCAGTTCGCGGTTGACTCGTTCCAGCTCCGGCGCCAGTTGGGTGGTCAGCAGCAGTTGCGGGTCCGGGTCCGCCTTGGCCAGCACCTTGCTCGGTGCGTCCCACAGCGCCTGGTTCCAGGCCCAGATCAGTTCGCGGCGCCAGATGTCCATGCGTGGCTGAGTCTTGTAGGTGCGCAAGCGGTTGTACAGCGCGTGGTTCTGCTGGCGTGATTCGGCGAGCGACGCCTCCAGGCGCACGCGTGCGACGGCCAGGTCGCCTTTTGACGGCGGGTTGGAAACGAAGTCGTCGATGGGCTTGCTCAGGGCGCTGTTCCAGTACTGATCGAAGCTGTGCCCCAGTTGCTCGGCCACCGGCCCCACGCTGAGCATGTCGATGTCGGTGAAATTCAGATTGGGCTCGGCGTCGAAATACTCATCGCCCAGATTGCGCCCGCCGACAATCGCCACGCTGTTGTCCGCCAGCCACAATTTGTTGTGCATGCGTCGGTGTTGCAGCGACAGGTTGAACAGGCGCCCCATGGCCCGCGTGGCCCCCGTGCTCCGTCCCAGATGCAGCGGGTTGAACAGGCGAATCTCGATCTTGGGGTGGGCGGCGAGGGTGGCGATGATCTGGTCGAGGCCGTCGCTGGTGGTGTCGTCCAGCAGGATGCGTACGCGCACGCCACGGTCGGCGGCCTTGAGCAGCTCGTCCACCAGCATGCGAGTGCTGATGCCGTCGTGCACGATGTAGTACTGCAGGTCGAGGCTGGTCTGGGCGTTGCGGATCAGTTCGGCGCGGGCCATGAACGCTTCGCTGCTGTTGGGCAGCAGGCGAAAACCCGAACGGCCCTGGTAAGGCGCGGCCTGGGCCTGGATCGAACGGCCGAACGAAGACGCCGTCGCGGGCAGGGCGTCGCTGGGGATGCGCGGGGCATGCACCGTTGCGCAGCCAGCCAAGGCCAGGGCGAGTACCAATGTGAACAGCTGGGCAGGTCGCAATCTCAAGGGGATGTGTCTCGCTGAGGGGGCGCGGCGTTGGACAACACGCTTTGCGAAATGTCATGGGCGTTGATTGGAACGCGCAGGCTGGCCAGGCAGCACACCTGCCTTTGATTTGGAGACATTCCCTACAGATCAGCGCGGGGCGCTGCCCGGATTATTTCGACGTCGCCGATGCCCCGCGGCGCATCTGTGCCTACGGGGTGCGGCGCGTCCGACTAATCCAATCAAGAAAAAACCAACATGAAAAAACAACCTATCTTGACCGCCCTCATCATCGCGATGGCGCCGCTTGCGGCCAATGCCGCCAGTGTCGACCTGACCGTCAGCGGTACGGTCGTGCCCACCTCCTGCGTACCGTCCTTTGCGGGCGGCTCCCATGTGAACCTGGGCCAGGTCGAAGCTTCCCGTTTGAACCAGGAGCGCCAGACCGATCTGCCGCCGCGCGATATCAACCTGATCATTGCCTGCGACGCCCCGGCGCCGGTGGAAATTGCCGTCGTGGATAACCGCGCGGAAACCAAGGCCCCCGGCATGCTCTTCAAAAACAACCCGAGCGTGGGCCTGTATTACGGCCTGGGCAGTGTCCAGGGCGTGCCGATCGGCGGGTTTGGTCTGTCGGTGGGGCAGCCCACCACCGACGGCACGGCCCAGACGTTCCTGGTGCGTACGCCGGAAAACCCGGTATGGCGCGTGCCGACCAGCGGCCTGGTATCCAATTCGCCGACGTCCTACTCCTGGGGTGAGAGTGCGGCCTCGGGCCCGGTTGCAGCCCGTTTGCACGCATTTCCGATGCAGGTGCTGCCAGCGATTCGCCGTGCGTCGGCGCTGCCGGAGACCACTGATTCGTACGAGCTCTCCGGGTCCGTCACGTTCAACGTTTTCTACCTCTGAGGCAGTGCGCGCCAGGCATGACGGGGCGCTGACCCGTTCGGCCTGAATACGCGACTCAGCCAAACGAAACACGTCGGGCGGCATGGCTGTTACGCCGCCTTGACGTGCCCTGGAGCACTGCATGAAATCCCATGATTGTTTTCGCGCGTTGAGCGCCGTTGCCCTGTCGTGCCTGGCGTTTGCCAGTCTGTCGACGATGGCGGCAGGCATGGTGCCGCAAACCCCGGTTGTCATCGTGGACGAGGCGACGGGGGACGCTACGTTGATCGTCAAGAACACCGATGACCAGCCGGCGTTGCTTTACAGCAGCATCGAACACATCGCTGAGGACCCGGCACCGATCCTGTTGCTGACGCCGCCTGTGATCAGGGTCGAAGCCGGGCAGAGCCAGCAGGTCAGGTTTGTCCTGCACAGCGAAACGCCACTGACCACCGAGCGCCTCAAGCGCGCGGTATTCGAGGGCATCAAGCCGCGCCAGAGCGCCGAGGGTGCCCATGTGAGCCTGGGCGTGCGGCAGAACATCCCGGTGATCCTGCGGCCCGCCAACCTGCCCATCGAGCGCGCGCCCTGGAAGCTCTTGGTCTGGCGCGTGACCGAGGGCAAGGTACAGGTGAGCAATCCCAGCCCCTATGTGGTTCGTTTATCCAAATCCGTCAGCCTGCTGCCGGGTGGCGAAGTGCTGGACCTGGGGCGCACTTATATTCTGCCGGGGGAGGTGCTGACGCCGGCAGGTGACGCTTTTCTGGGCACCCACGTGCGACTGTTTCCGGCGACCACTTATGGGTTCGCGGTCAGCAGCCATGACGCGCCGCTGAGCACGCAGTAATGCCACGTGGGTTTGGCCCTTGGCCGGTCTCGCGCCTGGCGGTGGCGATGTTTATCGGCACCACAGCGAATGCATTCGGTGAAACAGCGGTGGAATTCGACCTCTCGGTGGTGCAGGCGCGCGGCCTAGATCCGAAGCTCGCCGAGTACTTTAGGACAGCCCCACGCTTCACCGCCGGGCAAAGTCGGGTTGCCCTGAGGGTCAACGGTGTATCCGCCGGGCAGGTGCTGGCCACCTTCGATGAGCAAGGCCGGCTGTGCCTGGATGCCGCGCTGCTTGAGCAGGCTGGTATCGATGAGGCGTTCATACCGTACGCCGCGTCGACGCAATGCGCGCTGCCGGCCGAGACGCTTGCCGGCGTACAAGTGCAGCTTGATCCTGGCACCCAGCAGGTGTCGTTGCTGGTGCCCACGGGCCTGCTGCGCAACGGCGCGCGCGCATCCAAAACCTGGACGACGGGCGGCACGGCCGGGGTGGTGAATTACACGGCGCTGGTGTCCGCCAGCGCAGGGCCTGCCTATTCCAGCCAGTTTCGTCACGTGGGGGTGGAATGGGGCTTCAACGCCAATGATTGGGTGGTGCGCAGCCGCCAAAGTTACACCCGATCGAACGACGCCTCGCAGGTCGAAAACCTTTACACCCACGCCTCAAGGACCTTGGAGCGCTACCAGGCCACTGTTCAGGTGGGCCAGCTCACACTGCGCTCGCCGCTGTTTGCAGGCGGGGCCTTCACCGGGATCCAGATGTTGCCCGAAGCAGGCCTCGCCCAACGGTTCGATGGGCAGTTGGGCGATGGCACGCAGGTCGAAGGCATTGCCTACGGGCCTGCCCGTGTCGAGGTGCGTCAAAGCGGTGCGCTGATCCACACCACGCTGGTTCCCAGCGGGCCTTTCGTCCTGCGCGATGTGCCCCTGCTGAGCGGGCGGCTGGACCTTGAAGTCAGCGTGATAGAGGACGGTGCCGAGCCCCGCCGTTTCTGGGTGCCCGTCGACAGCCTGCGCCCACTGGCGATTGCGGCGTCCCCCGGGTTTGCCCTGGCGGCGGGGCAGGTTCGCCGATTTGCCGACGATACGCGCGAAAAGCCGTCGTTTGCGGTCGGTAGCAAGGATTGGCTGTTGAGCCCTTCGACGTTGCTGACGGGAGGATGGATGGGCGCCGGTGACTATCAATCCCTCGGCCTTGGCGTTCAGCACGCGTTGGGTCGCGACACCACGGTGAGCGCGCAGCACCTGGGCTCTCATGTCGCGACGGCGGGGGCGGGGCACAGTCTTAACGCTGCCGTGAACACATCGCTCGGCGCCGGTGTTTCCGCCGGCTTGACCTGGACGCGACGCAGCCAGGGGTTTCGGGCTCTGGATGACGTCGCGCTGGATGTCCGCGATAGCAATCCCTATGAGCGGGCGGAGCAACAATGGGGGGCGTCGTTGAGCTATTCCGATCAGGCGTGGGGTGCCCTGACGTCTTCCGTGTCGCAGTACCGCCTGGCGGGCGCCGCGGATCGCACGAGCGTGAATGTCGCCTGGTCACGCGCCTTTGCCGACGCCAGCCTGTCGTTGAGCGTTCGCCATGACAGCGGCGGCGATGACCGGGGGATCGGTGTCTACACAAGCCTGACCCTGCCGTTCGGGCATCGCCGCGTGAGCGTTTCGGCGCGCCATGACGAGCGGCAGGGCACGCGCACCGGCGCGCGTTACAACGAGCACATCAGCGATACCGCCAGCTACAGCCTTGCCGCGGATCGCAGCGATACCGGCCGCACCGATCTTTCCGCGCGCCTGAGCCTGCTGCCGCGCTACACCAGTGTTGAGCTGGGGCATGCGCGCGGCGGTCTGGGGCAACGCAGCTATGACCTGTCGCTCAATGGCGGCCTGGCGCTGCACGCGCACGGCGTGACGCCTTCGCCATACGCCGTGCGCGATACCTTTGGTGTGATCAAGGTCGGCGAGGGCGCCGGCGTCAAAGTCAATACACCCCAGGGGCCGGTCTGGACCGATAGCTCGGGGCATGCCGTGGCGGCGAGCCTGCCGGCATTTTCCGCGAGCCGGTTGGAGGTCGATCCTCGCAGCCTCAAACGGAACACCGACGTGCTCAATGGGTTCCGGGAGATCGAGGCCGGGCGTGGCGCTGTGCCACGGGTCGAATTTGCCCTGGCCAGTGCTCGGCGCCTGTTGCTGCGCGTGCGCACCGACGCGGGGGGTTGGGTGCCCAAGGGCGGCGCGGTGTATGACAGTGCCACGGGTGCCTACCTTACCAACGTGGTTGACGCCGGTCTGGTGTACCTGGCCGACGCACCGGAGCAATTGAAGCTGTACGTCTCCATGGCCGACGACCGGCGCTGCGTTATCGAGTTGGATACCCGGCGCATTGCGCAAACCGCGGCGCCGTATCAAAGCGCCGAAACGACCTGTATCCAAAGGAGCCCGTAATGGCAGGCACAACGATGAAGGGCGTCCTCTGCGCCGTGGCGCTCTGCTACGGCCCGGCTGCGCAAGTCCAGGCTGAGTGCAGCTTGCAGTTGAGTTCGCCTCAGGTGGTGTTCGAACCAGGCCCGCGTTCGGCGCTGCGACCCGGCAGCGCTGGCGGTGACCTGAGTTTTGGCGTGCGGCGTGTGTGGTTGAATGCGCAGTGCCGGCAATCGCAGCCGATGAGCTTGCGGTTCGAGGCTCCTGCGGCGAACGCCCAGGCCTATCGCTTCGGCGTGGGTCGTTTGCAGGTGCGCGTGCGTGCCGCGCGAGTGGATGGGCGCTTGATCGAAGACTGGCGCGGCGCGGATGCAGCTGCACGCGACAACGTATTGCGCCCAGGCGACCGCTTGAGGCCCTGGCACAATGGCCAGGCGCTGGCAGGTCGCCATTTGCAGTTGGAGCTGGAGGTCGAGCCGCTGGTGCCTCGGCAGGCGGCGAATGTCAGGGATATCACGCGGTTTGCAACAGTGGGGCGCTTTGAGCTGGAGTGAGGGTCAGTCGCTTGCCAGCATCGCCGTCGCGGCCGCTCCGACCTTGCGCACCGCTTCTTCAATCTGCGGGGTGGGTTTGGCCGAGTAATTCATGCGCAGGCAATTGCGGTACTTGCCCGACGCGGAAAAAATGCTGCCGACCGCCACCTGTACCCCTTGCTGCATCAACGTGCGGTTGAGCTTGAGGGTATCGAAGCCCTCCGGCAGTTCTACCCACAGCATAAAGCTGCCCTGTGGCCGACTGGCGCGTGTGCCAGCCGGGAAATAGCGGCTGACCCAATCGAGCATCAGGTCGCGATTGCGCTGATATTGCGTGCGCATCCGCCGCAAATGCGGTTCGAAGTGGCCACCCTTGAGAAATTCCGCGATGGCGATCTGCGGCTGCGTGGCGGTGGAACCGGTGCTGATGTATTTCATGTGCAGCACGCGTTCCAAATACCGGCCCGGCGCAACCCAGCCAATGCGCAGGCCTGGGGCGAGGGTTTTGGAGAACGAACTGCACAGCAGCACGCGACCGTCTTCGTCGAAGGACTTGATCGTGCGCGGGCGCGGGTAGCTGTAGGCCAATTCGCCATACACATCGTCTTCGATGATGGCCGCGTCAAAGCGCTGGGCCAGGGTCAGCAGCGCGCGTTTGCGCGCTTCCGGCATGATGTAGCCCAAGGGGTTGTTACAGTTGGGGGTCAGCTGGATGACCTTGATCGGCCATTGTTCGAGGGCC
The sequence above is drawn from the Pseudomonas quebecensis genome and encodes:
- the rpmB gene encoding 50S ribosomal protein L28; translated protein: MSRVCQVTGKGPVTGNNISHANNKTRRRFLPNLQHHRFWVEEEKRFVRLRVSAKGMRIIDKRGITAVLADIRRAGKV
- the rpmG gene encoding 50S ribosomal protein L33, producing MRELIRMISSAGTGHFYTTDKNKRTTPDKLEKKMFDPRVRKHVIYKEGKIK
- a CDS encoding cupin domain-containing protein, encoding MSIQDIVDFSQANTAPDRYRPAAEKILKGDPEQTVYNHYNSPCGQMNAGVWEGEVGQWAVNYTEHEYCEIVQGVSVLRDGEGNAKTLRAGDRFVIPAGFSGTWEVLEPCRKIYVVFEQKA
- a CDS encoding aldehyde dehydrogenase; the protein is MTTLTRADWEQRAKDLKIEGRAYINGEYTTAVSGSTFECISPVDGRLLTTVASCDADDAQRAVENARATFNSGVWSRLAPAKRKATMIRFAALLKANAEELALLETLDMGKPISDSLDIDVPGAANALSWSGEAIDKIYDEVAATPHDQLGLVTREPVGVVGAIVPWNFPLMMACWKLGPALSTGNSVILKPSEKSPLTAIRIAALAVEAGIPKGVFNVLPGYGHTVGNALALHMDVDTLVFTGSTKIAKQLLIRSGESNMKRVWLEAGGKSPNIVFADAPDLQAAAESAASAIAFNQGEVCTAGSRLLVERSIKDTFLPLVIEALKGWKPGNPLDPATNVGALVDTQQMNTVLSYIEAGHADGAKLVAGGKRTLEETGGTYVEPTIFDGVTNAMRIAQEEIFGPVLSVITFDNADEAIKIANDTQYGLAAAVWTADISKAHLTAKALRAGSVWVNQYDGGDMTAPFGGFKQSGNGRDKSLHAFDKYTELKATWIKL
- a CDS encoding MFS transporter, coding for MRWATYFAVLASVLSVGLALGVSMPLVSLRLEGWGYGSFAIGVMAAMPAFGVLLGAKLSSRLAAWLGTANLMRLCLWAGAVSIGLLAILPSYPVWLVLRLMIGVILTIVFVLGESWINQLVVEQWRGRLVALYGCSYALSQLSGPLLLGVIGTGHDYGFWVGVGLLMVAPLLLLGRSGAPTAEAFSVTFVDLWRFCRSLPAIAWAVALFAAFEAMILTLLPVYCLQQGFTAETALAMVSAVVVGDALLQLPIGALADYLPRRTLFLGCALLLLVSSLAIPALMHTLLIWPVWVLFGASAGGLFTLSLILIGERYRDDALVRANAHIAQLWGIGCLIGPLVAGAGSQWISGHALPLLMAAGAVGLVLLLLRQGAFGATQPCS
- a CDS encoding phospholipase D family protein, producing the protein MRPAQLFTLVLALALAGCATVHAPRIPSDALPATASSFGRSIQAQAAPYQGRSGFRLLPNSSEAFMARAELIRNAQTSLDLQYYIVHDGISTRMLVDELLKAADRGVRVRILLDDTTSDGLDQIIATLAAHPKIEIRLFNPLHLGRSTGATRAMGRLFNLSLQHRRMHNKLWLADNSVAIVGGRNLGDEYFDAEPNLNFTDIDMLSVGPVAEQLGHSFDQYWNSALSKPIDDFVSNPPSKGDLAVARVRLEASLAESRQQNHALYNRLRTYKTQPRMDIWRRELIWAWNQALWDAPSKVLAKADPDPQLLLTTQLAPELERVNRELVMISAYFVPGQPGLVYLTGRADAGVSVRLLTNSLEATDVPAVHGGYAPYRKALLEHGVKLYELRRQPGDPSAGSGPHLFRRGTFRGSDSSLHSKAMIFDREKSFIGSFNFDPRSVLWNTEVGVLVDSPELAEHVRNLALQGMAPALSYEAKLQDGQVVWVTEDNGQLHTLTREPGSWWRRFNAWFATSVGLERML
- a CDS encoding DUF1120 domain-containing protein, yielding MKKQPILTALIIAMAPLAANAASVDLTVSGTVVPTSCVPSFAGGSHVNLGQVEASRLNQERQTDLPPRDINLIIACDAPAPVEIAVVDNRAETKAPGMLFKNNPSVGLYYGLGSVQGVPIGGFGLSVGQPTTDGTAQTFLVRTPENPVWRVPTSGLVSNSPTSYSWGESAASGPVAARLHAFPMQVLPAIRRASALPETTDSYELSGSVTFNVFYL
- a CDS encoding fimbria/pilus chaperone family protein codes for the protein MKSHDCFRALSAVALSCLAFASLSTMAAGMVPQTPVVIVDEATGDATLIVKNTDDQPALLYSSIEHIAEDPAPILLLTPPVIRVEAGQSQQVRFVLHSETPLTTERLKRAVFEGIKPRQSAEGAHVSLGVRQNIPVILRPANLPIERAPWKLLVWRVTEGKVQVSNPSPYVVRLSKSVSLLPGGEVLDLGRTYILPGEVLTPAGDAFLGTHVRLFPATTYGFAVSSHDAPLSTQ
- a CDS encoding fimbria/pilus outer membrane usher protein: MPRGFGPWPVSRLAVAMFIGTTANAFGETAVEFDLSVVQARGLDPKLAEYFRTAPRFTAGQSRVALRVNGVSAGQVLATFDEQGRLCLDAALLEQAGIDEAFIPYAASTQCALPAETLAGVQVQLDPGTQQVSLLVPTGLLRNGARASKTWTTGGTAGVVNYTALVSASAGPAYSSQFRHVGVEWGFNANDWVVRSRQSYTRSNDASQVENLYTHASRTLERYQATVQVGQLTLRSPLFAGGAFTGIQMLPEAGLAQRFDGQLGDGTQVEGIAYGPARVEVRQSGALIHTTLVPSGPFVLRDVPLLSGRLDLEVSVIEDGAEPRRFWVPVDSLRPLAIAASPGFALAAGQVRRFADDTREKPSFAVGSKDWLLSPSTLLTGGWMGAGDYQSLGLGVQHALGRDTTVSAQHLGSHVATAGAGHSLNAAVNTSLGAGVSAGLTWTRRSQGFRALDDVALDVRDSNPYERAEQQWGASLSYSDQAWGALTSSVSQYRLAGAADRTSVNVAWSRAFADASLSLSVRHDSGGDDRGIGVYTSLTLPFGHRRVSVSARHDERQGTRTGARYNEHISDTASYSLAADRSDTGRTDLSARLSLLPRYTSVELGHARGGLGQRSYDLSLNGGLALHAHGVTPSPYAVRDTFGVIKVGEGAGVKVNTPQGPVWTDSSGHAVAASLPAFSASRLEVDPRSLKRNTDVLNGFREIEAGRGAVPRVEFALASARRLLLRVRTDAGGWVPKGGAVYDSATGAYLTNVVDAGLVYLADAPEQLKLYVSMADDRRCVIELDTRRIAQTAAPYQSAETTCIQRSP
- a CDS encoding PLP-dependent aminotransferase family protein — translated: MTLYVNLAELLGTRIEQGFYRPGDRLPSVRALSVEHGVSLSTVQQAYRLLEDHGLATPKPKSGYFVPASRELPALPEVGRPAQRPVEISQWDQVLELIRAVPRKDVIQMGRGMPDVLSPTLKPLLRSLARVSRRQDLPGLYYDNILGCMELREQIARLSLDSGCQLGAEDIVITTGCHEALSASIHAICEPGDIVAVDSPSFHGAMQTLKGLGMKALEIPTDPLTGISLEALELALEQWPIKVIQLTPNCNNPLGYIMPEARKRALLTLAQRFDAAIIEDDVYGELAYSYPRPRTIKSFDEDGRVLLCSSFSKTLAPGLRIGWVAPGRYLERVLHMKYISTGSTATQPQIAIAEFLKGGHFEPHLRRMRTQYQRNRDLMLDWVSRYFPAGTRASRPQGSFMLWVELPEGFDTLKLNRTLMQQGVQVAVGSIFSASGKYRNCLRMNYSAKPTPQIEEAVRKVGAAATAMLASD